The region GAATGGCACAGCATTGTTGATTACCCCCGGCGGCTCCTATCAACGCGTGGTACTGGACAAAGAAGGCAGCGATTTGGCGCCCTTTTTCACCCGACAGGGTTACACCCTGTTCGTCATGACATACCGTATGCCGGGCGACGGCCATCAGGAAGGGGCCGATGCGCCACTGGCCGATGCCCAGCGCGCCATACGCACGTTGCGGGCCCATGCCGCGCAATGGCGCATTGACCCGCAACGCATTGGCATCATGGGCTTCTCCGCCGGCGGGCATGTCGCCGCCAGTCTGGGCACCCGTTTTGCACAAACCGTTTATCCGGCGCAGGATGAGATCGACCATATGAGCGCCCGCCCGGACTTCATGGTGCTGATGTACCCGGTCATTTCCATGCAGGAAAACATTGCGCACGCCGGCTCCCGTAAAGCGCTGATCGGCTCTCACCCCAGCGAAGCGCAAATCCAGCGTTACTCCGCAGAAAAACAGGTCAGCGCACAAACCCCGCCGACATTTTTGGTCCATGCGATTGACGACCCGTCCGTATCGGTAGACAACAGTCTGGTGATGCTGACGGCGTTGCGCGCGCACCAGATTCCGGCAGAAATCCATCTGTTTGAACAGGGAAAACATGGTTTTGGTATCCGCGGCACGGTCGGGTTGCCCGCCGCTATCTGGCCGCAACTGCTGGATAACTGGCTAACATCACTGCCGTCAAAGAAAAATTCGGCGAATCAACCGGATAAAAAATAACTGGTTACACCGTCACACCTTTCGCCGTCTATCACAATCTCCTATACTGTATAAAATGACAGTTTTTGAGATGTTTCATGACCGCGGAAGGCCACCTCCTGTTTGCCGTAGCCAGCGCAATTTTCGCCAAAAAAGCAGAATTATCGCCCGTTCTGGCCGCCGGCGACTGGTGGCACATTATTCCCGCCGCCATGCTGACAGCGCTGCTGCCCGACATCGACCACCCGAAGTCCATTCTGGGCCAACGCCTGAAATGGATTTCGGTGCCGATCGCCAGGCTGTGCGGCCATCGCGGTTTTACACACAGCCTGCTGGCGATTCTGGCCGGCGTTTATGTTATCCGCACCCGGCTACCCGCAGACTGGCCGTTACCGGGCGATGTCTATCACGCCATGATCGTAGGGTATCTGAGCCATATCGTCGCCGATATGCTGACTACGGCAGGAGTACCGCTGCTGTGGCCCTGTCGCTGGCGTTTTCGTTTGCCCATCCTCAACAGCGACAAAGGAAATCAGTTGGAACGACTGCTGTGCGTGGGTCTGATCCTGTTCATGCTATGGCAACCGCAACAGCCGCTGGAATCCTGGCATTACGGCGAACCGGCGCGATGGCTGCAACAGTTCAGTCAGCAGCTTCGTCAGTTACTGACGCTCTGATACTGGCGCTCTGAGCTGGCCGCGTTATTCCATTCTGCTCACCCGATGTTAGTTATCTCTATAACCTCGATATAAAAGACCTGTTATGCTACCGCGTTGGCTATGCCTCTCTGACCGTAGCCATTTTGATCATTAAAAAAGGAGTAGTGGGATGAATTTTCCGCTGATAATAAATGTGGTTGTTTTTGCTGTGTTGCTCTTTGCACTAGGGTATGGCGGTAATAAAAACTGGAGTCTGTCCAAAAAGGTGTTGCTGGGTCTGATCACCGGCGTGCTGTTCGGGCTGGTGTTGCACCTGATTTACGGCGACGATAATCCGATCGTAAAACAATCCATCGCCTGGTTTAACATCGTCGGCAACGGCTACGTACAATTGCTGCAGATGATTGTAATGCCGCTGGTGTTCGTTTCCATTCTCAACTCGGTTGCCCGGTTGCATAATGCCTCATCGCTGGGAAAAATCAGCCTGCTGGCGCTGGGCACGTTACTGTTTACCACGCTGATTGCCGCGCTGATCGGTATCTTTGTCACCAACCTGTTCGGTCTTACCGCCTCAGG is a window of Dickeya solani IPO 2222 DNA encoding:
- a CDS encoding metal-dependent hydrolase, producing MTAEGHLLFAVASAIFAKKAELSPVLAAGDWWHIIPAAMLTALLPDIDHPKSILGQRLKWISVPIARLCGHRGFTHSLLAILAGVYVIRTRLPADWPLPGDVYHAMIVGYLSHIVADMLTTAGVPLLWPCRWRFRLPILNSDKGNQLERLLCVGLILFMLWQPQQPLESWHYGEPARWLQQFSQQLRQLLTL
- the paeX gene encoding pectin acetylesterase PaeX, which codes for MSLRKVIAGTLMLSVSGFSLADTIFPIWPQGEAPGAVTSSVQQQVVERSKDPTLPDRAVTGIRSPEITVYAPEKPNGTALLITPGGSYQRVVLDKEGSDLAPFFTRQGYTLFVMTYRMPGDGHQEGADAPLADAQRAIRTLRAHAAQWRIDPQRIGIMGFSAGGHVAASLGTRFAQTVYPAQDEIDHMSARPDFMVLMYPVISMQENIAHAGSRKALIGSHPSEAQIQRYSAEKQVSAQTPPTFLVHAIDDPSVSVDNSLVMLTALRAHQIPAEIHLFEQGKHGFGIRGTVGLPAAIWPQLLDNWLTSLPSKKNSANQPDKK